One genomic region from Jiangella sp. DSM 45060 encodes:
- a CDS encoding YciI family protein → MSHYAILIYDSAQPAGAAPERDPHDQHADELAKAGTMVAAYALQPGEQARSVRAGGVTDGPFLETKEVVAGIYVVEAADLDAAVAIAARNPAVRQGGGVEVREIESGTLPG, encoded by the coding sequence ATGTCGCACTACGCGATCCTGATCTACGACTCCGCCCAGCCGGCCGGCGCGGCGCCCGAGCGCGACCCGCACGACCAGCACGCCGACGAGCTGGCGAAGGCCGGCACCATGGTCGCGGCGTACGCCCTGCAGCCGGGCGAGCAAGCGCGGTCGGTGCGAGCCGGCGGCGTCACCGACGGTCCGTTCCTGGAGACGAAGGAGGTCGTCGCGGGCATCTACGTCGTCGAGGCGGCCGATCTCGACGCGGCGGTGGCCATCGCGGCGCGGAACCCGGCGGTGCGCCAGGGCGGCGGCGTCGAGGTCCGCGAGATCGAGAGCGGCACGCTTCCCGGCTGA
- a CDS encoding uracil-DNA glycosylase produces MLLPHPLTGDPFPSPVPPGTGWPGDIATADTPVATSAEDVARLAAGASLDEVVAGSSVCRACVRLVTWREDVAREKRKSFADQPYWGRPTPGWGDPRPRVLVFGLAPAANGGNRTGRVFTGDRSGDWLYAALHRAGLANQPTATHAGDGLELIGARIIAAVRCAPPDNKPTPGERDACAPWLDREVELVLPTVRAAVALGSFAWTAALRTLGRAGLAVPRPRPVFGHGAEVTLDPSDGASAGAAAGSVRLIGSYHPSQQNTFTGRLTESMLDDVFGRAAAAR; encoded by the coding sequence GTGCTCCTCCCACACCCGCTGACCGGCGACCCGTTCCCCAGCCCCGTCCCGCCGGGGACCGGCTGGCCCGGCGACATCGCCACCGCGGACACCCCGGTCGCGACGTCGGCCGAGGACGTGGCCCGGCTGGCGGCCGGGGCGTCGCTGGACGAGGTGGTCGCGGGGTCGTCGGTCTGCCGGGCCTGCGTACGGCTGGTGACCTGGCGCGAGGACGTGGCCCGGGAGAAGCGCAAGTCGTTCGCCGACCAGCCGTATTGGGGCCGACCGACGCCGGGCTGGGGCGACCCGCGGCCACGGGTCCTGGTGTTCGGCCTCGCGCCCGCGGCCAACGGCGGCAACCGCACCGGCCGCGTCTTCACCGGCGACCGCAGCGGCGACTGGCTCTACGCCGCCCTGCACCGCGCCGGCCTCGCCAACCAGCCGACGGCGACGCACGCCGGCGACGGGCTGGAGCTGATCGGGGCGCGCATCATCGCCGCCGTCCGCTGCGCGCCGCCGGACAACAAGCCGACGCCGGGGGAGCGCGACGCCTGCGCGCCGTGGCTGGACCGCGAGGTCGAGCTGGTGCTGCCGACGGTGCGCGCGGCGGTCGCGCTCGGGTCGTTCGCGTGGACGGCCGCGCTGCGGACGCTCGGCCGGGCCGGGCTGGCGGTGCCCCGGCCGCGGCCGGTGTTCGGGCACGGCGCCGAGGTGACGCTGGACCCGTCGGACGGAGCGTCGGCCGGGGCGGCGGCGGGATCGGTGCGGCTGATCGGCAGCTATCACCCGAGCCAGCAGAACACCTTCACCGGCCGGCTCACCGAATCCATGCTCGACGACGTGTTCGGCCGGGCGGCCGCCGCCCGCTGA
- the rpmF gene encoding 50S ribosomal protein L32 codes for MSSSMFRRKSRSNVRHHRAQWRRAIAVPQLVTCPNPACGEAVPAHTACPSCGQYRGRQVLPPR; via the coding sequence ATGTCCAGTTCCATGTTCCGCAGGAAATCCCGCTCGAACGTCCGCCACCACCGGGCGCAGTGGCGGCGGGCCATCGCCGTGCCGCAGCTGGTGACCTGCCCCAACCCGGCATGCGGTGAGGCGGTCCCGGCGCACACGGCCTGCCCGTCCTGCGGCCAGTACCGCGGCCGCCAGGTGCTGCCGCCGCGCTGA
- a CDS encoding Ppx/GppA phosphatase family protein: MTRVAAIDCGTNSIRLLVTDLRDGAQHDLDRRLRIVRLGKDVDRTGVLAREALDRTFETLREYAAVIGELGAEHVRMVATSATRDAANRDEFVAGVADVLGVEPEVVSGAAEAGLSFDGAVRGLPGGDGAPYLVVDIGGGSTELALGSDGVTAARSVDIGCVRLTERRFQSDPPTSDQVAAARADIEAALSDAAAVVPLGDARTLVGLAGSVTTVAAIHLGLAEYDSAAIHHSRVPAAQVRAISDHLLTLTHDERLAIGPMHPGRADVIAAGALVLRCVVDRAGVDEVLVSEHDILDGIAWSVVSG, encoded by the coding sequence GTGACCCGGGTCGCCGCCATCGACTGCGGCACGAACTCGATCCGGCTGCTCGTCACCGACCTCCGCGACGGCGCCCAGCACGACCTCGACCGCCGGCTGCGCATCGTCCGCCTCGGCAAGGACGTCGACCGCACCGGCGTGCTCGCGCGCGAGGCGCTGGACCGCACGTTCGAGACGCTGCGCGAGTACGCCGCCGTCATCGGCGAGCTGGGCGCCGAGCACGTCCGCATGGTCGCCACCAGCGCCACCCGCGACGCCGCCAACCGCGACGAGTTCGTCGCCGGCGTCGCCGACGTGCTCGGCGTCGAGCCCGAGGTCGTCTCCGGCGCGGCCGAGGCGGGGCTGTCCTTCGACGGCGCGGTGCGCGGACTGCCGGGCGGCGACGGCGCGCCCTACCTCGTCGTCGACATCGGCGGCGGCTCGACGGAGCTGGCGCTCGGCTCCGACGGCGTCACGGCCGCCCGCAGCGTCGACATCGGCTGCGTCCGGCTGACGGAGCGCCGGTTCCAGTCCGACCCGCCCACGTCCGACCAGGTCGCCGCGGCGCGTGCCGACATCGAGGCGGCACTCTCCGACGCCGCCGCCGTGGTGCCGCTCGGCGACGCGCGGACGCTGGTCGGGCTGGCCGGCTCGGTGACGACGGTGGCCGCGATCCACCTGGGGCTGGCCGAGTACGACTCCGCGGCGATCCACCACAGCCGCGTCCCGGCCGCGCAGGTGCGTGCGATCAGCGACCACCTGCTCACACTGACCCACGACGAGCGGCTGGCCATCGGCCCGATGCACCCCGGCCGGGCCGACGTCATCGCCGCGGGCGCACTGGTCCTGCGCTGCGTCGTCGACCGCGCCGGCGTCGACGAGGTGCTGGTCAGCGAGCACGACATCCTCGACGGCATCGCCTGGAGCGTCGTCTCCGGCTGA
- a CDS encoding DUF501 domain-containing protein produces the protein MGVGDVRRQPAAGTAGRRVTTAPTPADLDTVTQQLGRPVRGVRAVAARCAAGHPSVVETEPRLPDGTPFPTLYYLTCPRAVAATSTLESVGVMREWTDELAGDAELAAAYRVAHESYLARREAIGHVDEIAGVTAGGMPDRVKCLHVLVAHSLAAGPGVNPFGDRALALMAPTWTPATCDWSPE, from the coding sequence GTGGGCGTCGGTGACGTTCGCCGACAGCCCGCCGCCGGAACAGCCGGCCGACGAGTGACCACCGCACCCACCCCCGCCGACCTCGACACCGTCACCCAGCAGCTGGGACGTCCGGTGCGCGGGGTCCGCGCCGTCGCCGCCCGGTGCGCCGCCGGCCACCCGTCCGTCGTCGAGACCGAACCGCGGCTGCCCGACGGCACGCCGTTCCCGACGCTGTACTACCTGACCTGCCCGCGCGCCGTCGCCGCCACGTCGACGCTGGAGTCCGTCGGCGTCATGCGCGAGTGGACCGACGAGCTGGCCGGCGACGCCGAGCTGGCCGCCGCGTACCGCGTCGCGCACGAGTCGTACCTCGCCCGCCGCGAGGCGATCGGGCACGTCGACGAGATCGCCGGCGTCACCGCGGGCGGCATGCCCGACCGCGTCAAGTGCCTGCACGTGCTCGTCGCGCACAGCCTCGCCGCGGGGCCGGGCGTCAACCCGTTCGGCGACCGCGCGCTGGCGCTGATGGCGCCGACGTGGACCCCGGCGACCTGCGACTGGAGCCCCGAGTGA
- a CDS encoding septum formation initiator family protein: protein MPTSRRSPSARPAAGAGTARRPSAGRAGRPSARAPKGGTAAARPRTAVDSGDGAPPPPPPRRPQPKSGGRPSVTGRAAVLALVLAVLLVSYAYPLRAWFDQHRERVELQREQDELTASVEQLEQELRLWEDDAYVAAQARERLGFVLPGEQSYIVLPGPDAQDDTSAAEAGGLPPSGQGSWYERLWASVTFADSPPPEQPADE from the coding sequence GTGCCCACGTCGCGCCGTTCGCCCAGCGCCCGCCCCGCGGCGGGCGCTGGCACGGCGCGACGCCCCAGCGCGGGTCGGGCCGGACGTCCGTCGGCCCGCGCACCCAAGGGCGGCACCGCCGCCGCGCGGCCGCGCACGGCGGTCGACTCCGGCGACGGCGCGCCTCCGCCGCCACCCCCACGCCGTCCGCAACCCAAGTCCGGCGGCCGTCCGTCGGTCACCGGCCGGGCCGCCGTGCTCGCGCTGGTGCTGGCGGTGCTGCTGGTCTCGTACGCCTACCCGCTGCGGGCCTGGTTCGACCAACACCGCGAACGGGTCGAGCTGCAGCGCGAGCAGGACGAGCTGACGGCATCGGTCGAGCAGCTCGAGCAGGAGCTGCGGCTGTGGGAGGACGACGCCTACGTGGCCGCGCAGGCGCGCGAGCGGCTCGGGTTCGTGCTGCCAGGCGAGCAGAGCTACATCGTGCTGCCCGGCCCCGACGCACAGGACGACACCAGCGCGGCCGAGGCGGGCGGGCTGCCACCGTCCGGCCAGGGCAGCTGGTACGAGCGGCTGTGGGCGTCGGTGACGTTCGCCGACAGCCCGCCGCCGGAACAGCCGGCCGACGAGTGA
- the eno gene encoding phosphopyruvate hydratase, which yields MATIEAIGAREILDSRGNPTVEVEVALDDSTIARAAVPSGASTGAFEAVELRDGDAARYAGKGVEKAVTAIMDEIAPELLGFEASDQRLVDQALIDLDGTPNKGKLGANAILGVSLAVAKAAAESAQLPLFRYLGGPNAHLLPVPMMNILNGGAHADSNVDIQEFMIAPIGAETYREALRWGVEVYHTLKGVLKERGLGTGLGDEGGFAPNLPSNRDALDIIVTAIEKAGFTPGAQIALALDVASTEFYDDGKYTFEGNSISAAELTKYYEELAAAYPLVSIEDPLAEDDWSGWAALTDVLGSKLQIVGDDLFVTNPERLERGIKDHAANSLLVKVNQIGSLTETFDAVSLAQRSGFTCMISHRSGETEDTTIADLAVATNAGQIKTGAPARSERVAKYNQLLRIEEELDDAARYAGASAFPRFQA from the coding sequence GTGGCCACGATCGAAGCAATCGGAGCACGCGAGATCCTCGACTCCCGGGGCAACCCGACGGTCGAGGTCGAGGTGGCTCTCGACGACAGCACCATCGCCCGTGCCGCCGTCCCGTCCGGCGCCTCCACCGGCGCGTTCGAGGCGGTCGAGCTGCGCGACGGCGATGCCGCCCGCTACGCCGGCAAGGGCGTGGAGAAGGCCGTCACGGCCATCATGGACGAGATCGCACCGGAACTGCTGGGCTTCGAGGCCAGCGACCAGCGGCTCGTCGACCAGGCGCTGATCGACCTGGACGGCACCCCCAACAAGGGCAAGCTCGGCGCCAACGCCATCCTCGGCGTCTCGCTGGCGGTCGCGAAGGCCGCCGCCGAGTCGGCGCAGCTGCCGCTCTTCCGTTACCTGGGCGGCCCCAACGCGCACCTGCTGCCGGTGCCGATGATGAACATTCTCAACGGTGGCGCGCACGCCGACAGCAATGTCGACATCCAGGAGTTCATGATCGCGCCGATCGGCGCCGAGACCTACCGCGAGGCGCTGCGCTGGGGCGTCGAGGTCTACCACACGCTCAAGGGCGTGCTGAAGGAGCGCGGCCTGGGGACGGGCCTCGGCGACGAAGGCGGCTTCGCGCCGAACCTGCCGAGCAACCGCGACGCGCTCGACATCATCGTCACCGCCATCGAGAAGGCCGGCTTCACGCCGGGCGCGCAGATCGCGCTGGCCCTCGACGTCGCGTCGACCGAGTTCTACGACGACGGCAAGTACACCTTCGAGGGCAACAGCATCTCGGCCGCCGAGCTGACGAAGTACTACGAAGAGCTGGCCGCCGCGTACCCGCTGGTGTCCATCGAGGACCCGCTGGCCGAGGACGACTGGTCCGGCTGGGCCGCGCTCACCGACGTGCTGGGCTCGAAGCTGCAGATCGTCGGCGACGACCTGTTCGTCACCAACCCCGAGCGGCTCGAGCGCGGCATCAAGGACCACGCCGCCAACTCGCTGCTGGTCAAGGTCAACCAGATCGGCTCGCTGACCGAGACGTTCGACGCCGTCTCGCTGGCGCAGCGGTCCGGGTTCACCTGCATGATCAGCCACCGCTCCGGCGAGACCGAGGACACCACCATCGCCGACCTCGCCGTCGCCACCAACGCCGGCCAGATCAAGACCGGCGCTCCGGCCCGGTCCGAGCGGGTCGCGAAGTACAACCAGCTGCTGCGCATCGAGGAAGAGCTCGACGACGCCGCCCGGTACGCGGGCGCGTCGGCCTTCCCGCGGTTCCAGGCGTAG
- a CDS encoding ATP-binding protein, translating to MADLVPRAAAARLSELTAHLRVVMVSGPRQSGKTTLLREHLHSGGTFRSLDRPETLSAARDDPATFATSGPVPRIIDEVQLGGDQLVRAIKADVDAHPEPGRVVLSGSSRSLTIPTLSESLAGRVAFVELWPLSMAERTRSAPDAVTRWFGDVAAVMSDSAWTRPGYLAAVTAGGYPGALTITSALARRAWFDGYLSTVITRDIRDFATVTRGDTVATLLGLVAARAGGIACSPISRTRRTSPATPRGTTCRTSTWCT from the coding sequence ATGGCGGATCTGGTCCCTCGCGCGGCGGCGGCACGGCTGTCCGAACTGACGGCGCACCTGCGGGTCGTCATGGTCAGTGGGCCCCGCCAGTCGGGCAAGACGACGCTGCTACGCGAGCACCTGCACTCGGGCGGCACCTTCCGGTCGCTCGACCGCCCCGAGACCCTGTCCGCGGCGCGCGACGACCCCGCCACCTTCGCGACGTCCGGGCCCGTCCCTCGCATCATCGACGAGGTGCAGCTCGGCGGCGACCAGCTCGTCCGGGCCATCAAGGCCGACGTCGACGCCCATCCCGAGCCCGGACGGGTCGTACTGTCCGGTTCCAGCCGGTCTCTGACCATCCCGACGCTGTCCGAGTCGCTGGCCGGACGCGTCGCATTCGTCGAGCTCTGGCCGCTGAGCATGGCCGAGCGCACCCGGTCCGCGCCCGACGCCGTCACCCGGTGGTTCGGCGACGTCGCCGCCGTCATGAGCGACTCGGCCTGGACCCGCCCCGGCTACCTGGCCGCTGTGACGGCGGGCGGCTATCCCGGAGCGCTCACGATCACGTCGGCGCTGGCCCGGCGTGCGTGGTTCGATGGCTATCTGAGCACCGTGATCACCCGTGACATCCGCGACTTCGCGACCGTCACCCGCGGCGACACCGTCGCCACCTTGCTGGGCCTGGTCGCCGCGCGGGCGGGCGGCATCGCGTGCTCGCCGATCTCGCGCACTCGGCGAACCTCGCCCGCGACACCACGAGGAACTACCTGTCGTACCTCGACATGGTGTACCTGA
- a CDS encoding ATP-binding protein: MVYLTTTVPAWSSNLTSRLAKTPKLHPTDSGLAAHVVGVDADALAEPGHPALGPLIETFVATELLKAIAVADRRISLFHLRTADRQEVDFVLEGPGGRIIAIEVKASASPGASALKGLRWLRDKLGDRLHAGILLHLGTEAASRGDGIFALPLSSLWDHQPLASP, translated from the coding sequence ATGGTGTACCTGACGACGACGGTGCCCGCGTGGTCGTCCAACCTCACGTCACGGCTCGCCAAGACGCCGAAGCTCCACCCGACCGACTCCGGTCTCGCCGCGCACGTCGTCGGGGTCGACGCCGACGCCCTGGCCGAACCCGGGCATCCGGCGCTCGGCCCGCTCATTGAGACGTTCGTCGCCACTGAGCTGCTCAAGGCCATCGCCGTCGCCGACCGGCGCATCTCGCTGTTCCACCTCCGCACTGCCGACCGGCAGGAGGTCGACTTCGTCCTCGAGGGCCCGGGCGGCCGGATCATCGCCATCGAGGTCAAGGCGTCGGCCTCGCCGGGAGCGTCGGCCCTGAAGGGGCTGCGCTGGCTCCGCGACAAACTGGGCGACCGCCTGCACGCCGGCATCCTGCTCCACCTCGGCACCGAGGCCGCATCGCGCGGCGACGGCATCTTCGCCCTGCCGCTCTCCTCGCTCTGGGACCACCAGCCGCTGGCATCGCCCTGA
- a CDS encoding VOC family protein, with product MAIARFPSLVIDCPDASALAAFYGTLLDWKVTTSPGWAEVRADYGQCICFQQVDDYTPPRWPDQVVPQQMHLDVNVDDLDAGEAAVLELGATKHEHQPGTSFRVFLDPAGHPFCLCVD from the coding sequence ATGGCTATCGCACGCTTCCCGAGTCTCGTGATCGACTGCCCCGACGCGAGCGCCCTCGCGGCCTTCTACGGCACCCTGCTGGACTGGAAGGTCACCACTTCGCCCGGCTGGGCGGAGGTCCGCGCGGACTACGGCCAGTGCATCTGCTTCCAGCAGGTCGACGACTACACGCCGCCGCGGTGGCCGGACCAGGTGGTGCCGCAGCAGATGCACCTGGACGTCAACGTCGACGACCTGGACGCCGGCGAGGCGGCGGTGCTCGAGCTCGGCGCGACCAAGCACGAGCACCAGCCGGGCACGTCCTTCCGGGTGTTCCTCGACCCCGCGGGCCACCCGTTCTGCCTCTGCGTCGACTGA
- a CDS encoding xylan 1,4-beta-xylosidase codes for MSSEIDARTDFETRLGRASGEAGGADVSLPAPGGLTARPGRAQVTLSWEPVDGAAGYLVHVAESADGPFEPLDHQGRDVLSVPHGPYADTTGTPGVERWYAVAAVASVDHVGELSEPVSAASTGTDGEPVAVVVDAGSDEGELDRPWAPMIGSEHLSHALSTDHTGGHEIGAELRAALKAAHEELGVETVRAHGILCDDLGVYREVDGEPVYDFSGVDRVYDMVLSLGLRPIVEISFMPRDLAADPSATVFEYGAIISPPKDWDRWYDLVRAFVAHLVDRYGLEEVRDRWAFEVWNEANLEVFWSGTPAEFFRLHSVAARAVKDVDPGLRVGGPASAAAGWIDQLLAAVGDEPLDFVSTHTYGSPPLDLRPVLARHGREGTPIWWTEWGVTPTHFHEVSESVFAAVFLLRGMRSSMGRLEALSYWVVSDHFEELGRPPALFHGGFGLRTVGELRKPRWWALAMLAALPSRRLSVRASGDGADSLVESLAASDPSGGRVAALVWNGTLDQSKAAGSDELGRRVELRFTGLPDGAYELRHHRVDDDHSCVPAVWRRIGGGAAWPTDAQWAELRAADRLDQLHPPRTVTAAGGVVEVAFDLPNPSMSLVELVPAG; via the coding sequence GTGAGCAGTGAGATCGACGCCCGTACCGACTTCGAGACCAGGCTCGGCCGGGCCAGCGGGGAGGCGGGCGGCGCCGACGTGTCGCTGCCGGCGCCCGGCGGCCTGACCGCCAGACCCGGGCGGGCGCAGGTCACGCTGTCGTGGGAGCCGGTCGACGGCGCCGCGGGGTACCTGGTGCACGTGGCGGAGTCGGCGGACGGCCCGTTCGAGCCGCTGGACCACCAGGGCCGCGACGTGCTCTCCGTCCCGCACGGTCCGTACGCCGACACCACCGGCACCCCGGGTGTCGAGCGCTGGTACGCCGTCGCGGCCGTCGCGTCGGTGGACCACGTGGGCGAGCTCAGCGAGCCCGTGTCCGCCGCCTCGACCGGCACGGACGGCGAGCCCGTCGCCGTCGTCGTCGACGCCGGGTCCGACGAGGGCGAGCTGGACCGGCCCTGGGCGCCGATGATCGGCAGCGAGCATCTGTCGCACGCGCTGTCCACCGACCACACCGGCGGGCACGAGATCGGCGCCGAGCTGCGGGCCGCGCTGAAGGCGGCGCACGAGGAGCTCGGCGTCGAGACGGTGCGGGCGCACGGCATCCTCTGCGACGACCTCGGTGTCTACCGCGAGGTCGACGGCGAGCCGGTGTACGACTTCAGCGGCGTCGACCGCGTCTACGACATGGTGCTGTCGCTCGGGCTGCGACCGATCGTCGAGATCTCGTTCATGCCGCGCGACCTCGCCGCCGACCCGTCGGCGACGGTGTTCGAGTACGGCGCGATCATCTCGCCGCCGAAGGACTGGGACCGCTGGTACGACCTCGTCCGCGCGTTCGTCGCCCACCTCGTCGACCGGTACGGGCTGGAGGAAGTCCGCGACCGGTGGGCGTTCGAGGTGTGGAACGAGGCCAACCTGGAGGTGTTCTGGTCCGGCACGCCGGCGGAGTTCTTCCGGCTGCACTCCGTCGCGGCGCGCGCGGTGAAGGACGTGGACCCGGGGCTGCGGGTCGGCGGGCCGGCGTCGGCGGCGGCCGGCTGGATCGACCAGCTGCTCGCGGCCGTCGGCGACGAGCCGCTGGACTTCGTCTCGACGCACACCTACGGCTCGCCGCCGCTGGACCTGCGTCCGGTGCTCGCGCGGCACGGCCGGGAGGGGACGCCGATCTGGTGGACCGAGTGGGGCGTCACCCCGACGCACTTCCACGAGGTCAGCGAGTCGGTGTTCGCCGCGGTGTTCCTGCTGCGCGGCATGCGCTCGTCGATGGGCCGGCTGGAGGCGCTGTCCTACTGGGTGGTGTCGGACCACTTCGAGGAACTGGGCCGGCCACCAGCCCTGTTCCACGGCGGGTTCGGCCTGCGCACCGTCGGTGAACTGCGCAAACCCCGGTGGTGGGCGCTCGCGATGCTGGCGGCGCTGCCGTCGCGGCGGCTCTCGGTGCGCGCTTCCGGGGACGGAGCCGACTCGCTGGTGGAGTCGCTGGCCGCGTCCGACCCGTCCGGCGGCCGGGTGGCGGCGCTGGTGTGGAATGGGACGCTGGACCAGTCCAAGGCGGCCGGTTCGGACGAGCTGGGGCGGCGGGTCGAGCTGCGGTTCACCGGCCTGCCCGACGGCGCCTACGAGCTGCGTCACCACCGCGTCGACGACGACCACTCGTGCGTCCCCGCGGTATGGCGGCGCATCGGCGGCGGCGCGGCCTGGCCGACCGACGCGCAGTGGGCCGAGCTGCGCGCCGCGGACCGGCTGGACCAACTGCACCCGCCCCGCACCGTCACCGCGGCCGGCGGGGTGGTGGAGGTCGCGTTCGACCTCCCCAACCCGTCGATGTCGCTGGTCGAGCTGGTTCCCGCCGGCTGA
- a CDS encoding carbohydrate ABC transporter permease, which produces MTTQTPLPAADDVRPDAPEDGAPGGSRRSSSRWLYVVLAVGVLAMALPFVWMVLSSVKPKAEVRSIPPTWLPETFTLENYRELFDRLRFPTYFLNSAIVAIVVTAGNLVFGSMLGYALAKLDFRGKRVVFALVLGTLMVPGMVTFVPLFVLVSNMGLTNTFPGLILPYLVGPLGVFLMRQYFLGLPDELIQAARVDGAGELRIFWSVMLPLTGPALATLGILTFLSSWNNFLWPLVVAQTEDMYTLPVALALYSVGQNATQYGLLLAGAVVVVVPVIVLFLAVQRYFVQGIAMTGIK; this is translated from the coding sequence ATGACCACGCAGACCCCGCTGCCGGCCGCCGACGACGTCCGGCCGGACGCACCGGAGGACGGCGCGCCCGGCGGCTCGCGCCGCTCGTCGTCGCGCTGGCTGTACGTCGTGCTGGCCGTCGGCGTGCTGGCGATGGCGCTGCCGTTCGTCTGGATGGTGCTGTCGTCGGTGAAGCCCAAGGCCGAGGTGCGGTCGATCCCGCCGACCTGGCTGCCGGAGACGTTCACGCTGGAGAACTACCGCGAGCTGTTCGACCGGCTGCGCTTCCCGACCTACTTCCTGAACTCCGCCATCGTCGCGATCGTGGTGACGGCGGGGAACCTGGTGTTCGGCTCGATGCTCGGCTACGCGCTGGCGAAGCTGGACTTCCGCGGCAAGCGGGTGGTGTTCGCGCTGGTGCTCGGCACCCTGATGGTGCCCGGCATGGTGACCTTCGTGCCGCTGTTCGTGCTGGTCAGCAACATGGGGCTGACGAACACGTTCCCCGGGCTGATCCTGCCGTACCTGGTCGGGCCGCTCGGCGTGTTCCTGATGCGGCAGTACTTCCTGGGGCTGCCGGACGAGCTGATCCAGGCCGCGCGGGTCGACGGCGCCGGCGAGCTGCGCATCTTCTGGAGCGTCATGCTGCCGCTGACCGGCCCGGCGCTGGCGACGTTGGGGATCCTGACGTTCCTCAGCTCGTGGAACAACTTCCTCTGGCCGCTGGTCGTGGCGCAGACGGAGGACATGTACACCCTGCCGGTCGCGCTCGCGCTGTACTCCGTCGGCCAGAACGCGACGCAGTACGGCCTGCTGCTGGCCGGGGCGGTCGTCGTGGTCGTGCCGGTGATCGTGCTGTTCCTCGCGGTCCAGCGGTACTTCGTCCAGGGCATCGCGATGACCGGCATCAAGTGA
- a CDS encoding carbohydrate ABC transporter permease — MTTATSAPASRPTPAGGSPAGRRRTLLQRRQSRTAWLLALPFLLLFAAFTAGPVFASLLMSFTDMRSTDVRSPFAVDLAAFDNYTALFQDALFRKVAVNTAIFVLVGVPLTMVLALAAAVGLNNITRLRAIFRLGYYLPVVTSIVAVSVVWRFLLQPDTGPVNQLLGAVGIGGPDWLGDPSLALPSLIVMAAWRNLGTLMVIFLAGLQTVPRELLEAAEVDGAGRWQRFRHVTLPLLRPTLLFGAVITGIGYLQFFEEPFVMTNGGPLNATRSVSFYIYDQFSFGNYGYAAAASYVLFLAIVALTAIQFRVLRPKA, encoded by the coding sequence ATGACGACCGCCACCTCGGCTCCGGCGAGCCGCCCCACCCCCGCGGGCGGCTCGCCGGCCGGCCGGCGCCGGACTCTGCTGCAACGGCGGCAGTCCCGCACCGCCTGGCTGCTCGCGCTGCCGTTCCTGCTGCTGTTCGCGGCGTTCACCGCCGGACCGGTGTTCGCGTCGCTGCTCATGAGCTTCACCGACATGCGCAGCACCGACGTGCGCTCGCCGTTCGCCGTCGACCTCGCGGCGTTCGACAACTACACGGCGCTGTTCCAGGACGCGCTGTTCCGCAAGGTCGCGGTGAACACGGCGATCTTCGTGCTGGTGGGCGTGCCGCTGACGATGGTGCTGGCGCTGGCCGCGGCGGTCGGGCTGAACAACATCACGCGGCTGCGGGCGATCTTCCGGCTCGGCTACTACCTGCCGGTCGTCACCAGCATCGTCGCCGTCTCCGTCGTGTGGCGGTTCCTGCTGCAGCCCGACACCGGGCCGGTCAATCAGCTGCTCGGCGCCGTCGGCATCGGCGGGCCGGACTGGCTGGGCGATCCGTCGCTGGCGCTGCCGTCGCTGATCGTCATGGCCGCGTGGCGCAACCTCGGCACGCTGATGGTGATCTTCCTGGCCGGGCTGCAGACGGTGCCGCGTGAGCTGCTGGAGGCGGCCGAGGTCGACGGCGCCGGGCGCTGGCAGCGGTTCAGGCACGTGACGCTGCCGCTGCTGCGCCCGACGTTGCTGTTCGGCGCCGTCATCACCGGCATCGGCTACCTGCAGTTCTTCGAGGAGCCGTTCGTCATGACCAACGGCGGGCCGCTCAACGCGACGCGGTCGGTCTCGTTCTACATCTACGACCAGTTCAGCTTCGGCAACTACGGGTACGCCGCCGCGGCCAGCTACGTGCTGTTCCTGGCGATCGTGGCGCTGACGGCGATCCAGTTCCGCGTGCTGCGGCCGAAGGCGTGA